The nucleotide window tcatgtgtgtgtggttgtggttgatGCAAACACATTATACCTAATATCAGAATAAACTGCTGTAACATCTGAATCTTCTTGGTTTCTTTTGTTAAATGCGTAAGAGGATGTGAATGAAAAGGAGGGTTACACTGAATGAATTTTCAGCCCCTCTTCAAATAGTTAGCTTGTgtacctgtgtttttattttattttttaaattttcttatTCAGTGACAAAATTTCCTCAATATCTTCTAAtgtgccctctctctcctttttctttagGTAAAACAATCTGTTGACAAACTGCCCAGAAGTCAGCGTAAAGACACACTGAAGCAGAGGATGAATTCCTTCCAGCAGACGAAGATAAAAGAGGTAAGGTTTAAAGATACTGAGGCTTCATGTACTGTGACTTAACCCTACCCTATCTAGGAGCCACTCAGGGATAGACTTAAttttctgtaaaaaataaaaataatgcactTAAAACTTTATTTAGATACAGCAAAGCATGAGGCTCTccttattttgttatttttatcctcTGCAAGGGTTAAGTTATATTAAAGAATATTGGTTTGCAATTAAGTATTGAGGGTTCTATAGTTTAATTTACCACATATTTCTGCAACGTGGACATATCCCATGTAAGATACTGATCAGTCATGCAATCCAAACATTTGTCCTCTTCTTTTGAATATTAAGTTACAGCTCTTCCCAGTTCTGAGTGTTTGTCCAACTGTGTCTTATCCCTCTTTTATTTGTACCTGCCTGCCATCCTCTCATGCcatgtttttcctttctgtgGTTCAGGAAGAGAACTTCTTGTCCGACCAGAAGAACTACCTGGACACCACGCTGAAGAGGATCATCTCAGACAACAAGAGGGAGATCTcggagacagagaggaattGCCTTAACAAGAAGCAGCATCTAATCAGAGGTACAGCGTGTTTTTGTTGCTAGTGTGCGGTCTCAAACCCAGCACTCAGTACACGACTCGGCTTTTAGGTTCCAAAGTTGTAGCTGGATGCTGCCTTTGAGTTTCGGGTAGACTGTGCGTTTGAAGTGTTTCCACATGTCATTTGGTAAAATGGCAAACCAAGACTCGTAACTCAGTGTTTCACCATCACTCTAGGTTACAGTACAGAGACTTTGATAATGCAGGTCATTTGTCCAAGACCTGAGAGAATCAGTGCATGAGAAGAGAAATAAGCAAGGCCAGCAAACACgcctctgcttcctcttttcttcttccacaAGTAAAGACCAAAGGCTGACAACACTACAGCCAGTTGCAATTTCTCATCAGACACATTCTTAATTCACATAATGAAAACTCTTTGAACAAATTCAACTGTTTGAAAATGCTAGGCTGGAATTTCAACCACACGGCCTACACTGACATATAACAAGGGGTTTTTATCAGATTTCtcttcagttttgttgttgttcctccatttttgtgtctgttttgatACATATATGCTGTAATAACATTCTCTGCCATTAAAGATGAATATCCTTTTAGTTTATCTACTTCACACTCAGTCCTTTACtgtgtccctccctctctccaccagAGCGAGAAGCAACGATTTGGGACATGGAGGAGAAGAACCTTCATGAAAGACACCAGTtgatgaagcagcagctgaaagaCCAGTACTTCCTGCAGAGGCACCAGCTCCTCAAGAAGCATGAGAAGGTAACCTGGTGGATTGACTGTAACTCTAAAGCTTCTTGCCACATTAGGTTTCACTCAGTGttccacatatttttttatgtggatTTGTTAGCATATAAATCATCTCAGCAAATGTCAAAATCAGGTCTTGAATCTAAGGAATTCAGGCTCAAGGAATTTTCCTGGGATACTGCATGCATATTAAGTACACACAGTGTTTCGTACAGGTTCCTGTTGCAATAGCTGTTATTCATGCATCATAGACTTGATACTGGAGCTTTCACTTCAGTACAGTTAAAGCAGTCTGTGTATTTCATATACTGTATTTATGCCCTTATTGGACTGTTCACAAATTAAAGTGCGCAGTAAGTCAGAAATATTTATAtactatattttttttacaagaataaagatgttgatgttgtgtttgtctgtttgtatcactacaggaacaggaacagatGCAGTGCTACAATCAGCGTATGATTGAGATCCTGAAGGCtcggcagcagcaggagaaggccCGGCTGCCCAAGATTCAGCGAAGTGAGGCCAAGACCCGCATGGCCATGTTCAAAAAGAGCCTCCGTATCAACTCCACAGGCAGCGCCTccgaggacagagagaagatcAAACAGGTAGAGGCAGGGGAAAGACGGAGCGTTTTCCTAAAATTCTGACATAGATAACATTTTGAAGATAAAAGGTTTTCATCTGATGCAGAGTGGTCACCCTGGATTAAAGTAAAGGCACTCACTGATTTAACGGTCATGAATaaagcaaacaataaaaataattggcTGCTGATGATTATTCCCAAGGTCAGCACAAGACACATTGTGTTGCTGGTACCTCTCACACACCGATGACAAACATACATCATCAATATtaaaatctctctttctctctctctctctctctctctctctctctctctctctctctctctctctctctctctctctctctctctctctctctctctctctctctctctctctctccccctctccctctccttctctctctccagttttcTCAGCAGGAGGATAAGCGGCAGAAGGCAGAGAGGCTGcatcagcagcagaaacatgagAACCAGATGAGAGAGATGACTGGCCAGTGTGACAGCAACATCcgggagctgcagcagctacagGTGATTTAGAGCCACTGCTTCCCCATCCTTGCACACAATCATCATGCACACAACTTCATATTGACTTTCATATAGATTCTCATCATCAAGTGTCAGAGTGACACCGGAGACGGTGCGAAACACAAGCGCAGTGAATGTGTCGGAGTTGCTAACGAGAGCTTGTGGTGTGTTTCAGAATGAGAAATGCCACCTGCTGATTGAGAATGAGACTCAGAGGCTCAAAATGTTGGATGAGCAACACAACCATCAGCTGAGGGACTGGAGGGATCACCTGAAACCCAGAAAGAAGGTACATGTTTCCCACTGGGACATTAGACTGTTACCAGGTTTTAGTTTTGCACCAAAGGTGACTCACTCTGTCAGTGATTCATATGGCTGTAACTGATACATTTATAAATGACCTCATTATTTTTGAATGATATAATAGAAGGTTAAGTAACTCAGCTCGGTTTTCATGCtgtttgttcttgtgttctGCTCTGTTGTACTGGAAACAATGGAGTCTGctcaacaaacttttttttttttttttgtatattggCTAATATATACTCTTATATTTTGGATGATAATATTGGTGAGCTGACAGATTGGTCAGGTACTACCAAGGTCAAATTGAATATCAGCCCTACATAAGTTGTCACCTCTTACGTGTTCATGCCATGACAAGCCAGTGATGTTTCCATGCCTGTATAAAAGCTCAGTGAGGTAACTGTAAAACTACAACCTtgccctctctccccttctccatcGCTCCCAGGCCCTTGAGGAGGAGTTAAACCAGAAGAAGAGGGAGCAGGAGGTTTTCTTCAAGATGAGTGAAAATTCTGCCTGCCCAAACCCCAGTTCGCCCAACAAACTCTCCAAGTTCTTGCCTTATGCCGATTCTTCCACCACATAAAATAGTCCCTGTGACTTGGCACAATGTCTTCTGGCCACTGTTAGGaccagtgcgcacacacacacacacacacacacacacacacacacacacacacacacacacacatttgaaggCGTGATCGTCTCCTGCCTCCATTTTAATTTGCTTTGCCCGTAATGGTTTATTTTTTAGgaaatatttatgttttaattcatgttttaagtttttttcccctttgattAAAAGTGTTATCTTATTTGATGGATTCACAACTCATCAAGCGCTTCAGGTTATTAGCATCTGTTCCCATACAGTGTTTTGATGTCCTCTTTCTGTCATAGTCTGCCTCTTAGCTGCTGACCAGTTAAACATGAGACTAAATTGATGTGATGGTCATTAGGTTGGGtagagaaaaaacactttttttttcttttttttttggcaagaaaTTACTACCCAGCCAGGGATATTCCTTTCGCATGAAGAGGAAAATTATTCTGTTTCTATATATGCTGTTGAGCCTGTAACTAAGCACTTTTTGTTTAGCTATGAATATTAATGCTGTCTCCCAAAGATCATTGTATCAAAAAAATACCCCCAAATGATCTaatttacaaatatattttgtatCTGCGTGCCTTGGCTCAAACACTGTCTTGTCCAAAATTCAGATCATCCAGTTGCCAAATtctgcctttatttatttttaatgttaaagGACAGACTAAAATTCAGTGTCATCACTGTAAATATTTGaaattttgctaattttccatCAACACCCATGGTTTGATCCACATATTAcaattagattttattttttttttttaatctttaatttttttttttttttttttaaacagggaGGGAAGTTATATCCAAGTTACCAGAATCTTTTCTTCCATTCAAAATTCCTAGTAAGCGTTGATATTTTAACAGCAAAGGGAAGACTAATTGTGTCTAATGTAAAGTGTTTCTGTCATGAccattgtgtttctgttgtagTTTTACTGTAAAATTTGATCACACTGGATGAGAACTGACCAAGCCAAAGCAAAATACTGTTGTGTTCTTCGAAGGATGTTAACACAGAGGGGATTACAGTCTGAGTAAAATAAAGTGTATAAATGTAATGTTTCTTTTAAATGCACTGTCTGCTAACCAAAAGTGCAATATTGCAATACTATGTCATTGTTCAGCTTtaagaggtttattttttcatcaacCTTGCCTTGTCTTGCACTGAGAGGCTGAAATAATATGAAGGGTTTCATTCCGAGATGATTATCTGTTttaggaagaagaaaaaaaagttgcttgATATAtaacaaacattcaaaaatttatAAGTGATTCCATCTTCTGCAGCATTTGCTAAGCAAGGGAAGTTGTAATGGTCTCTTCTGTAATATCAGCAATAATCTTGTCAGAGGAGGCTTTGCATTTTTATAAAAGATGATCTCACTCTGGTGTATAACTCCTCCTGTGTTGTTTTAGGGAGTGCAACATTTTGGTCTGTAGGCCAGAACATGTAAACTCTGAATCTTGAATTGACCTTGTTGCCTTTGAGTGAGATTGTGATTTCTCGATAAGTTTGGCCTGCAGAATTACAGTGAATCAGGTCAGTAATCAGGTACAACTTAATCTgatctctctctcgtctctctctctcactcagacTTATTTAATTTGTTGTAAATGTTATCTTCTTTCTGTTGCCATGTTGGCTACGTTCatgtcttcctgtctgcctcagTTTACATAACATTATTTGTATGGAGggggtgtgagtgtgaatgaaaCTGTCCATCAGAAGGAACCACTGTTGTAAATAACTCttaataaatacagattttctAATTACTAacatgtatttgtgtctgtatcATTTAGGCAttgtttcacattttccttttgagATTTCACCAGAGAAGCAGATGACAGTGAATGTGCGGGGCTCTGACCGAAGggtattaaaaagaaaagggcTGTACACGGCTATAAATGTTGCAGATGCCATGAGAGTGGTCCATGCTAGTGTTGTTAGGGTTTGTCTAATTCAATGCAATAGATGTAGAATAGGACAAACTGACCAACTGACTAGATCTTGAAAGCTCCTCAGCGGTGCCCAGAGTTAATTAATAAGCTCTCAGGTGAAATTTACAATATTGGAGGTCTGGTGTTTACTAAATTCTTTGTCAGGACCACTGGAATTTTATCTTGTCCGGAacaaaatgttaataatttcTCCGGCTGTGAAAACTCAGGCCTACTGTTTAATCTTACTGATCACAGGATGATTTAAGTCCATCTGGATCGACAAGTGGTTATTCCAAACTTTAGCTCTTGAGGAATCATtctaataataagaagaaataatTTTCCTAATCCCAAGATGAGACTTGTCTTGGTAATTTTGAGTCAGTATTTCAAAAAACCTGTGTCACATAGGTGTTTCTGATCCAGATCAAGACTGAGATGAAAATGGAGATCTTGAACAGGGGTTTGGACCTAGCAAAGGAGGCGAAAGAggcaaaaagacaaataaacttGATGTGAGTACAAATGGAGAGACTGAAGCATTTTGaaggcaaaataagaaaaaaaaaaaaaaaaaaaactgacaataaGATTAATTTCTCTGATGGAATAAGGAGAGTGGTACAAATGTATGCAATGACTCGGAGGAGCAAAAGAGATCCAAATGTGCCAAAAACATGGCTGAACAAAAAATAGGTAATTTGGGAAAGATGACAGAGCTGGTGAAGGTAAAAATAAAGAGCTGGATCACATCAAGTCAACTAAGGAAACTATGAACACATCTGACAATGAGAGTGATTCCacaaagaggcagaggtggtagCTGAACGGCCCAAGGACATCACGGTAAAGAAGGTTAAAGACAACAGCAGTTGGCACAAAGTCCTTCAGCTGGCTCAATCAGAGTGAAGGATCACAGTTAGAGGGACATCAAGGGGACGCttcagagggaggaagaggaggatgactTCTATGTAACAATATTATCCAAGTACTTGCACTGATCTTTGATACCGTTATCCAACTTAATGTTGCCAGTCTGATcgttgttgtcatttttgttttaatgttggtTTTGGGAGAAATTGAGTCTTACCTGGTGGGTCACTGGTGACTTTGTCAGAAGTGCATTCAATCACTTTGTTTCCAACAATGAGACTAATTTCGATTAACTTAGCTCACAATGAATTagctaatattaacattagccTGAGATAGGCCATGAATTACTTTAATTTTTACATTAACTGTAACTCACCCCTTTGTTTTTACTGGAAGTGGTCCACACCGTAATGCGCCATGTGCTATTTTGTCACCATGGAAGtttcaataaaattattaaaacatttctgccGATGCGGTGACATCAGTGAATGCtccagctgttgccatggcaaggtGAGCCACCTAGAAATACTTTAATTTGCCATGAAACAAAGGCCAACTAAGGCCCATGCCTGCTCTACCCTCAGTTTCTATGGTGCAGAAGTACTGGGCTgagacacacaggaagaggaacATGCTCAGGGAAGAGGagtactttgaaaggcaaatcaCCAAGAAAGAAGCCTAAAATGTCGCTACTGTGCTGCAGCCAGCAGTGGTGACCGAGGTAAAGGACTAACATTTAAGAAAGAACAGTCAAAGCAGTCTTTGCCAATTTATGAACTATCTTTGTGTTGTAGCATCCCCCTGAATTTTGTGCAAAACTGTGTGCAGGCTAccgttacttttttttttgttattcccTCTGGGCTGCGTGCTTTAGAGGACTCAGAATTCCAAACATGTGAAATCCAACTGCATTTCCTCATTTGGGAACGTCTATCCTCCTCAAGAACCTACTACTCTTGTTATTCTGCTGACGATGCCTGGATCCCTGGAACAGACCCCCGCTTTACCTGAatgctttctgtctcttctttaaaaaacagaaatgaataaataaaaagggaaaaacaatactttgcagcagtaaacacatttcaaaactgGATTAAACTTTAACACCAATGCACACGAGGTATGACGGCTGAAAAATTGGCAATGTTTATTGACTTAATATCAAAGCAAAGGACAAGTTAAAGTAATTAGACatacataagaaaaaaaagctaagTAAATAGCAAACAGACTTAAGTAATGATACCATCAACCATCCCATACATTTTTCTTGCATTGTAGTGTTCCAATACTCTATTTGCCTGCCTCGCTTGTGCCCAATTAAATATATATGCACTGTACAATTTAATTGAACTGACCCCTCACCCCTCGAGGGTATATTAACACCTACAGAAAACATGTTGTGTTCACAGTGGCTAATATAATAGATGTTTGTAGGGAAATTTGATGGGAAGTGGTGTAACATTATAGCAACTAGGAGCAGAACAGATTGACAgataaaaatgtgacaaatcagCAAGTTACCACTCCCAGTCTTGTCAGCGACCCTGTCCAGAacctttatttctctttgtcaCTTTCACCCATGATTCCTTTTGTAAACACTTATATTTTTGTAGAAATAAGTGATATTGGCAGCCAATAGTCTCACATACATTTaaatctgtgcatttttttttctgaagagtGACACATTGGTCTCGCTCGGCAGACTAAATGCAACACATTCTTTTGTGTTTCCCACAACAGGCAATTTCAATTGCACAATTAAGCAAAATCAGTCTTGtcccttccttttctctgtacTAATCTTCTCATTACTAAAGAATAAAAGACATAGCAGATGGACCATCAGAGGAAAGTAACAACAGTTATGATATGACACTCACTGctgtacaataaaaaatattttgctatGATGACCATGCCTGAGACCAGTCAAGCATTAatgtaaaacattatttttatacaATGGTCACATTTTGCTGTTATCCGAGCACCAAAATTCGGTTTGTAAAGAATAAACTATACACTTACAATACTGTGAATCATTGCACAAATCACTGCAGTTCCCTAACTTCGTTTGTCTTAACAGACGTCTGGTAGACTATGTATGCAAATAGGCTTGGCAAATATGAATGATTCTTTTGGGTGTGTAATAACATTATGATGAAGGTAGACATTATTGACAGTAAAGTCCTCCTTGTGGGTGTTTTTAACTGCAACTTTACATTGGTAGATTTCTGTTGCAATGAGTATACAAAACATGGCGAGACTAATAAGATGCTCCATGGcattcctcctctttccttcagCGTGTGCAAACCTTAAACCTACCTCTTCTGAAATTATGGAAAAGTGCACatctgttaaaaaacaaacaaaaaaaaacaaaaacaaaaaaaaacaaaaaaaaaatcactgcaacaTTAATTATGCAGTcttagaaaatgaaaaaaatcacgaTGGCATGAAAACTAGTATGCACTTTTCTAGTATAACATCGCTTAAAAACTTCTCATAGTTTTTCTATTAGCACTTGAAAGCCCAGATGTCCTTATTGAACTCCCCCAGTGAGTTCTGATGCAGTCTTTGtagaaagcaaaagaaaaaaaaaaaaaaaaaaaaagttttgtgtcCACTGCTGGGAAAAGAATTGCTGGATATGAATATTCATCTGGTGTATCATCCTACAACATAGGCTTTTCTTCCAGAAGCAGTACATTGTCAGGAATGAGTCATGTTATTCATTAACACATTTTAAGAATCCAACAGGGAATAAATTTTCTACAATTGCATATTTGTAAGCATTGATGCACTTTTGCATATTATATTTAGGCACCGTATCATAGAAGGCATGGGCGTACATACACATACTGCTGTTCTAGGCTTGAATATGTAATTGTAAAAGTGACACAAGCTTTGATTAAGATATGGCACAAAAAAAttgaacaaaagcaaaaaaaaaaaaaaaaaagtttacctAAGGTCTGATGAAATATCTggatataaacaaaaacaagtaaacagaaaacCCAACAAAACAATGTTATTGCTGGTTCAGTTTAGCTagaatacatatataaaaatgaaatgtaacaaaaatgtATCAATTAAAAAAGGGTACctataaataaaaaaggcaaattaaatacaaaacattaatctttgtttttgtttgtttgttttgttttttgtttttttgttgttgtttttttttttttgttttgttttgtttttgtttttattatccttattttatatatttcaaaAAGGGCCATAGATTAGAGAAGACATTCAGAACCTAAGGTTTCTTGTTCAGGTAATTCGAAGGGATCCAGCTCTCGATTTCTTCTGCTACATTTTTACAGAACCACCAGCCACTGCTGTTCTTTTCCAGCACCTCGAACACTGTACCCATCTTGAAGCCGGATGTTTGTTCGTCACCTTCAAAGTCCGCCACAGCTAGGTATAACTCATCTTTACTGGGACTCCTTGAGTAAAGGTGGAAGCTTGTCTTTAGGAGGGCCCGGCTTCTCACTCTTCACCTGGGGCTTGGGAGGAACTGGGGCTTTGTTAACCTTGGGCTCCTCTTTATCTttaggagggggctgagcaaaTGCTTTAGGTTTTGGGGGAGGAGGTCTGCTGAGTTGGGGCGGACCAGGCTTGGTGTTGTCCTGGGCTTCTTTTAGAGCAGATGGGGGTTTGGTCTCAGTCGGGCTGGATGGTTCAGTCTTCTTAGGAGGAGGGGGTCTCCTTGGAGCCATGGCAGGTGGTCTCTGGGGAGCCTCTTTGTGTGGAGGCACTGCAGGTTTTGGAGTGGGTGATGAGCTCTCTTGGCTATGACCATTAAGTTGTTTTTGAGGGAACTTCGGCTCATCAGAGGGCTTGCCATTGTTGAGAGGAGGGATACTGATGGGGGGAGAGCTAGGAGGTGAGCTGGTGTGGGGACTGTTCGGTGCTGCTGACGTATCATTCTGATGGTTCACTTCGGCTGACCCAAGATCTGCAGGTTTTGAAGGTCTCAGTTTGCTCCTCAGGTTGGTGATATCCAGCTTGTTCTCTGCTGGCGGATCTGGTTTGGCAGCTGGAACAGGTTTGGGACGGATCACTGGTTTGGGCTTCATAAACATTGCTGGGCCACTTGCCTCTGGTTTCTCCTCTTGTGGGTCAGATTTAGGTTTTGGTGGCTGTTTAGGTACAGGTTTCAGATTAAACTTTTTCACCTCTTTGGCAGAGACCTTGTGGCCACACTCAAGCCCCATCTCATTCCTAAGGTGAAGGGCCTTGCTCTTATCCTCTTTCTTTGGCTCAGGTGGCTTATCTGGTTTGAAGGGAGATGCTTTTGGGGTTACAAGGGGCATAATGACTCCAGGGGCTGGTGGTTTTGGGGGCAAAGGTTTGGAAAGATCAGACTTGGGTTTTTCTGCTGCATCCAATTCAAAGCTCTTATTAATGGACTCCCTACGAGGTGGCAGAGCTGGTTTATCCTCCACTGGAGGggcagctggagctggaggtaATGGCCCAGAGAAGGCAGAGGGCACTTTGCCGCCACCAGATTTCCAGTCTCTCAGTTTGGGCCGGGTGCAGGACTCAGAACTTACACCTGGCTCATCTGGTAAAGGCTTAGACCAGCTGTCGTCTGGGCCTGAGACACCTGAAGAACCACTGCCATCTTCCAGCCTAAGCTTCTCCATCTCATTGGGCAGAGGGGCTAGGAAATTAGGCCGTAGGGCATTACTGGTCTTCTTGTACTTGTCGATAAATGTGGCAGGGGCCCAGCCCTCTTTGTCATCTATCTGGATGTACCACCAAccacttgcatttttttcaatcacCTTGTAggcagaagaagagaagaagagaaatgatCACTTAAGATTTTCTTGGAGTATATGTTTCCtcttgatgttttttgtgttgcattCATTTTGATACACTGCTATGACATGCCCATCTCACCTCTACTTTGACTCCAGCCTGGAAGCTAATACCATCAGGGATGGTGGTCTGGAAGTCTGCTATGGTGTAGAACTCTTCCTCAACCTGAGGAGGGATGGGTGGCTTTGGCAGGTGCACACCACGTGGCTATGGGATgtgacagagatacagagaggtGAAGTGAACGATGTGagtgaaatggagagaaaaggggggtgaagaatacaaaaaaaagtaacagagggaagaaacagagggaagaaaaagaacaagggAAGGTAGCTGTAGAACACAGAGAATGCGCagcagaaaaaagcaaaggGTATCGCAGTCCAGACAGAGATTAAAACTAAAGTTCATCTAGGACAGGCTTGGCATCAGTGTTATCTTGTGGAGGGTAAACACTATGTGTCAAATCAATGCAAACCCCATTGCGTCAAATGGAGATTCTTTGAAAGTGGGTGCACTTACAATGGTGAGATCCCTGCGTGGAGGAGGTCTTTGTCTTGATCCTACTTCTGTGGAGGGAAAAGACAAAAGTGAATGACATATTTACTCTTCATCATGTTCAATGAttgcaaagcagcagcaccatcTACAAAACTTGCCCTCTGAGGATTACAGGGTTcctacacattttatttgtaggGTTTCATATCCACTTAACATGTGGATTTGGTCTTGGATATGGTGTATGCTAACACTGGTTAAGGAATAAATTGAATGGAAGAGGCTGAATTATGGAATTAAGTTGGTTGGCtataagaaaatcattttattgcTCTAAATTAGTCTATTATACAATAACAAATACCATAAATAACAGTTGCAACAAATACCATGTGCAGTAAGAGCGGGTCGAGAACAAAAATGTGCCAATATCTATTTCAGACATTTTGTccaatttcaaacaaaaattccaGCCCCTGACCTGGAGATTACACaagaaagaaatagaaacagTGAAATACAGATTGATAGATGCCAATCATCACAAGTTGAGACCTTTGTTTAACACACTTACTacgtttgttgttgtcagagaAAGGCGAGAGCTTGCTTTCTTTCTGGCTGTTATCTCGGTTCTCTTTAGCTGCATTGTTCTGCTGGTTTTGTTTGGAGAACCCATCTAGGTCGTTTGCACTGGCATGGACAGCAGCGCCCCCTGACTGTTTCTGGGCCTGGATGTCAGTTTTCTTCAGGTAGGAGGCTGGGGCCCAGCCCTCACGGCCCTGGTACCTGAGGAGGAGAAATATAATAATCAGTTAAAAGAAATTCTATACTGACAAAAGGCACTGCCGCATAGTGACTGTatactgtaaaaatgttttggaaaaattgcaaaaaaaaaacacttagccTTAAATATGTAGCCTAGTCAGCAAGTTTTGGCACATTATAGTTGCTTCCCTTCCACAAATTTTTATGGTTTACTTTTTGCCTTTACTGTATAGAACTGCTATCGGTCAATTCATAAATACTATATCAATCAAATTTAAGTCAGCTTTCT belongs to Myripristis murdjan chromosome 14, fMyrMur1.1, whole genome shotgun sequence and includes:
- the sh3pxd2b gene encoding LOW QUALITY PROTEIN: SH3 and PX domain-containing protein 2B (The sequence of the model RefSeq protein was modified relative to this genomic sequence to represent the inferred CDS: deleted 1 base in 1 codon); translation: MPRRTVQEVTVQDVQKRRNPNKHYVYIIKVLWSDGSTEIIYRRYSKFFDLQMELLDKFPVEGGQKDPKRRIIPFLPGKILFRRSHIRDVAMKRLRPINEYCRALIQLPVYISQCEEVRVFFETRPEDLNPPKEEPIGKKKSGLVERATTFLKRGDSTSADPLLLDQYVAVTDYEKQESTEISLHVGQVVEVIEKNESGWWFVSSEDAQGWVPATCLEAQDDPDDFSLPGEEEEKYSVIYPYSARDQDEIDLERGMIVEVIQKNLEGWWKIRYQGREGWAPASYLKKTDIQAQKQSGGAAVHASANDLDGFSKQNQQNNAAKENRDNSQKESKLSPFSDNNKRKVGSRQRPPPRRDLTIPRGVHLPKPPIPPQVEEEFYTIADFQTTIPDGISFQAGVKVEVIEKNASGWWYIQIDDKEGWAPATFIDKYKKTSNALRPNFLAPLPNEMEKLRLEDGSGSSGVSGPDDSWSKPLPDEPGVSSESCTRPKLRDWKSGGGKVPSAFSGPLPPAPAAPPVEDKPALPPRRESINKSFELDAAEKPKSDLSKPLPPKPPAPGVIMPLVTPKASPFKPDKPPEPKKEDKSKALHLRNEMGLECGHKVSAKEVKKFNLKPVPKQPPKPKSDPQEEKPEASGPAMFMKPKPVIRPKPVPAAKPDPPAENKLDITNLRSKLRPSKPADLGSAEVNHQNDTSAAPNSPHTSSPPSSPPISIPPLNNGKPSDEPKFPQKQLNGHSQESSSPTPKPAVPPHKEAPQRPPAMAPRRPPPPKKTEPSSPTETKPPSALKEAQDNTKPGPPQLSRPPPPKPKAFAQPPPKDKEEPKVNKAPVPPKPQVKSEKPGPPKDKLPPLLKEPSKDELYLAVADFEGDEQTSGFKMGTVFEVLEKNSSGWWFCKNVAEEIESWIPSNYLNKKP